The segment GCCGTGGGCCTGGTGGCCCCACATGTGCTCGCCGGTGCGGCCGAAACCGGCCTGTACTTCGTCGACGATCAACAGGCCCCCGGCCTCGTGAACCAGCGCAGCGATGCGTTCGACATAGCCTGCGGGCAGGCGCGGCAAACCCTCGTTGGCGAACAGGGTGTCGATCAGCATCGCCGCGAGCTGGACGCCCTCGGCCTTCAGCGAGTCGATGGCCGCGGCCACGCGGGCCACATACTGGTCGGCCAGTTCGGCCGCGCTGGTGCCTGCCGGCGCCCGGTACAGGCAGGGAATCGGCACCGCGCGGGCGACGGGCGAGAAGGGCTCGGAGCTCGGCAGGGCGGTGGTCACCTCGGCCAGGCTGGTGGTGTTGCCGTGGTAGTTGTAGCTGCTGACGATCACGCCGTTGCCGCCGGTGCAGAACCGGGCCATGCGCAGGGCCAGTTCGTTGGCCTCGCTGCCGGTGCAGGTGAACATCACGCAGTCCAGCGACGGGTCGAAGGTGGCGGTCAGGCGTTCGGCGTAGCTGACGATGCGGTCGTTCAGGTAACGGGTGTGGATGTTCAGGGTGGCCGCCTGGCTGGCCATGGCTTCCACCACGCGCGGGTGGCAATGGCCCACGCAGGGCACGTTGTTGTAGACGTCCAGGTAGCGCTTGCCGCTCTCATCGAAGAGCCATACGCCGTGGCCCTTCACCAGCTCCAGCGGCTGGTCGTAGAACAGCGGCGACTGGTCGCCCATGGCGCGGTGGCGGCGTTGCAGAAGGTCCAGTTCAGACATGGTCGGGGTTCTCCGAGGCGATGGGCTTGGCGCCGCGCGAGGCGCGCACCAGGTAGTTGATGACCAGCAGCACGGCCAGCACGGCAAGGGCGCTGAGCATTTCGACCTCCAGCTGGAAGCAGGCGGCGATCACCATCAGCGTCAGCACCATGCCGAGGCCGGCGATCACCGGGCCGCCAGGCAGGCGGAACGGCCGCGCCAGGTGGGCGTGGGTGCGGCGCATGCGGATATAGGCGGCGAACAGGAACAGGTGGCAGGTGCAGAGCAGCAGCACCACGCACAGCAGCAGTTTCTCCGGGCTGACCAGGGTCAGCGGCAGGCCTATGGCCGCCAGCGCCAGCAGCGCGACATAGGGCGAGCCACGGCGATTGGTGCGTGCCAGCACGGTCGGGAGGTAGCCGTCGCGGGAAAGGGCGAAGAGCTGGCGGGATGCCGAATACACCACCGAAAAGAAGGTGGCCAGCAGGCCGCAGATGGCGCCGATGCCTACCAGCTGCGCCAGCCAGCTCGACTCGTCATGACCACCGCTGTGGGTCATGGCGGCGTACAGCGGGTCCGCAGCCGAACCCACCACCTGCACGCCAGCGGCGCCCGGTGCGCAAACCAGTACGGTGATGGCCGTCAGCAGCAGGGTGGCGACGGCGGCAATGATGCCGCGGGACATGCTGCGGCCCGGATCGACCGCTTCCTCGGCGGCGGAGCTGACCTGCTCGATGCAGATGAACATCCAGATGGCAAAAGGTACGCAAGCGAAGATGCCGTGCAGGCTGAGGGCCTCGCCGAAGCGGCCGGAAGTGCCGGTCAGGTTGGCGACCTCCAGGTGC is part of the Pseudomonas lalkuanensis genome and harbors:
- a CDS encoding aspartate aminotransferase family protein, which produces MSELDLLQRRHRAMGDQSPLFYDQPLELVKGHGVWLFDESGKRYLDVYNNVPCVGHCHPRVVEAMASQAATLNIHTRYLNDRIVSYAERLTATFDPSLDCVMFTCTGSEANELALRMARFCTGGNGVIVSSYNYHGNTTSLAEVTTALPSSEPFSPVARAVPIPCLYRAPAGTSAAELADQYVARVAAAIDSLKAEGVQLAAMLIDTLFANEGLPRLPAGYVERIAALVHEAGGLLIVDEVQAGFGRTGEHMWGHQAHGAVPDIVTLGKPMGNGFPLAGLVASRERVEAFGGRNLYFNTFGGSPVAAAVGSAVLDVIEDEQLLRNAREVGAHLANGLETLAGRHSIIGDVRGKGLFFAVELVRDRHAKTPAGAEARRVVNQMRQRGVLISKIGQDDNLLKIRPPLVFSRADADLFIDTLDSVLREL
- a CDS encoding amino acid permease, with translation MLKKAVLGWPQIAGLGISLVIAGQFSGWNFGLADNGWANMLLATLLMAILSCGLALCISELSTAMPHAGGVFAYAQSAFGPFVGYLVGSACTLALTIGTGAAASFVASYMESVFGFGGWPVKLALFALIIGVHIRGVGEALGFTLLAGAIAAATLLVFGAAMLPHLEVANLTGTSGRFGEALSLHGIFACVPFAIWMFICIEQVSSAAEEAVDPGRSMSRGIIAAVATLLLTAITVLVCAPGAAGVQVVGSAADPLYAAMTHSGGHDESSWLAQLVGIGAICGLLATFFSVVYSASRQLFALSRDGYLPTVLARTNRRGSPYVALLALAAIGLPLTLVSPEKLLLCVVLLLCTCHLFLFAAYIRMRRTHAHLARPFRLPGGPVIAGLGMVLTLMVIAACFQLEVEMLSALAVLAVLLVINYLVRASRGAKPIASENPDHV